A window from Enterocloster bolteae encodes these proteins:
- a CDS encoding ABC transporter ATP-binding protein gives MSQPFIDLQHISKSFDGELVLDDLNLSIRENSFVTLLGPSGCGKTTTLRILGGFTTPDTGKVIVGGQDISMIPPNKRPLNTVFQKYALFPHMNIAENIAFGLKIKNKPKSYIDDKIKYALKLVNLPGYEKRTVDSLSGGQQQRIAIARAIVNEPRVLLLDEPLGALDLKLRQDMQYELIRLKNELGITFIYVTHDQEEALTMSDTIVVMNQGYIQQMGSPEQIYNEPENAFVADFIGESNIVPGTMIRDELVEIFGARFACVDKGFGNNKPVDVVIRPEDIDLVKPEDGTLQGVVTHLIFKGVHYEMEVTTPDGFEWLVHSTDMFPVGRQVGIHVEPFEIQIMNKPASEDEEALGVNE, from the coding sequence ATGAGCCAGCCTTTCATTGATTTACAGCACATATCAAAAAGTTTTGACGGCGAGCTGGTCCTGGACGACCTGAACCTTTCCATCAGGGAGAACAGCTTCGTCACCTTGCTTGGCCCCAGCGGCTGCGGCAAGACCACTACCCTGCGTATATTAGGCGGCTTTACTACCCCTGACACAGGAAAGGTAATCGTCGGCGGACAGGACATCTCCATGATTCCACCTAACAAACGCCCGCTGAATACCGTATTCCAGAAGTATGCGCTGTTTCCCCACATGAACATCGCGGAAAATATTGCCTTCGGCTTAAAGATTAAGAACAAGCCAAAGTCCTACATTGATGACAAAATCAAATATGCCCTGAAATTAGTGAACCTGCCCGGATATGAGAAACGGACCGTGGACTCTTTATCCGGCGGCCAGCAGCAGCGTATCGCCATTGCCCGGGCCATTGTGAACGAACCCAGGGTGCTGCTTCTTGACGAGCCCCTCGGGGCGCTGGATTTAAAGCTGCGCCAGGATATGCAGTACGAGCTGATACGCCTTAAGAATGAGCTGGGAATTACCTTTATCTATGTGACCCACGACCAAGAGGAGGCCCTTACCATGTCCGACACCATCGTGGTCATGAACCAGGGATACATCCAGCAGATGGGATCCCCTGAGCAGATTTATAATGAGCCTGAAAATGCGTTTGTGGCCGACTTCATCGGTGAGAGCAATATTGTACCCGGCACCATGATCCGGGACGAACTGGTAGAAATCTTCGGCGCCCGCTTTGCATGTGTTGACAAGGGTTTCGGCAATAATAAGCCTGTGGATGTGGTTATCCGGCCCGAGGACATTGACCTTGTAAAGCCTGAGGACGGAACCCTCCAGGGTGTTGTGACCCACCTGATTTTCAAGGGCGTCCACTATGAGATGGAGGTAACCACCCCGGACGGTTTCGAGTGGCTGGTGCATTCCACCGATATGTTTCCTGTAGGCCGGCAGGTGGGCATCCATGTGGAGCCCTTTGAGATCCAGATCATGAACAAGCCTGCTTCTGAAGACGAGGAGGCGCTGGGAGTCAATGAATAG
- a CDS encoding ABC transporter permease, translating to MNSEKKGAAIGKALLSGPYLIWMAGFTLIPLAMIIWYGLTDKGGGLTMANVIAIASADHAKALWLSLGLSLVSTVLCLLLAYPLAMILRGRGAAAGGFIVFIFILPMWMNFLLRTLAWQTLLEKNGVINGILNWLHLPSQSMINTPSAIVLGMVYNFLPFMVLPIYNVLSKIDDNIINAAMDLGANSFQRFTRIWFPLSIPGIISGITMVFVPSLTTFVISDLLGGSKILLIGNVIEQEFTRGSNWHLGSGLSLVLMVFILISMAMIAKYDKNGEGTAF from the coding sequence ATGAATAGCGAAAAAAAAGGCGCCGCCATCGGCAAGGCGCTGTTATCAGGTCCCTATCTTATTTGGATGGCCGGCTTTACACTGATTCCGCTGGCCATGATTATATGGTACGGGCTGACTGACAAGGGCGGCGGCCTGACCATGGCAAATGTCATTGCCATTGCTTCTGCGGACCACGCAAAGGCTCTGTGGCTTTCCCTTGGACTGTCCTTAGTGAGCACGGTCCTCTGTCTTTTGTTAGCGTATCCCCTGGCCATGATACTAAGGGGCCGAGGAGCCGCGGCAGGAGGATTCATTGTATTCATATTCATCCTTCCCATGTGGATGAACTTCCTTCTGAGAACCCTGGCCTGGCAGACACTGCTGGAGAAAAACGGAGTCATTAACGGTATCCTTAACTGGCTTCACCTCCCGTCCCAGTCCATGATTAACACCCCGTCAGCCATTGTGCTGGGCATGGTATATAACTTCCTGCCCTTTATGGTGCTTCCCATTTACAATGTGCTGTCCAAAATAGACGATAATATTATAAATGCCGCCATGGACCTGGGAGCCAACAGCTTCCAGCGTTTCACCAGGATATGGTTCCCCTTAAGCATACCGGGCATCATCAGCGGCATCACCATGGTGTTTGTCCCTTCCCTGACCACCTTCGTTATTTCCGATTTGCTGGGCGGCAGCAAGATTCTGCTCATCGGCAACGTCATTGAACAGGAATTTACCAGGGGAAGCAACTGGCATCTGGGAAGCGGACTTTCACTGGTCCTCATGGTCTTTATCCTAATCAGCATGGCCATGATAGCCAAATACGATAAAAACGGAGAGGGGACTGCATTCTGA
- a CDS encoding ABC transporter permease, which yields MTKSSKVLRKIISDFYMVLILIFLYAPILTMMVLSFNKSKSRTQWGGFTLQWYTQMFDSRSIMSALTTTLIIAFVSALVATVIGTAAAISISSMRTVPRTIVMGVTNIPMLNADIVTGISLMLAFIAFGISLGFKTVLISHITFNIPYVILSVMPKLKQTDKYTYEAALDLGASPLYAFFKVGFPDIMPGVLSGFLLAFTMSLDDFIITHFTKGAGINTLSTLIYSEVRRGIRPSMYALSSIIFLTVLILLIFVNFRSIKKPEKA from the coding sequence ATGACAAAGAGTTCAAAAGTACTGCGGAAAATCATATCGGATTTTTATATGGTGCTCATACTGATCTTCCTTTATGCCCCCATCCTTACCATGATGGTCCTGTCCTTCAACAAATCCAAATCCAGGACCCAGTGGGGCGGATTTACCCTGCAGTGGTACACCCAGATGTTTGACAGCCGCTCTATCATGAGCGCCCTGACCACCACGTTAATCATAGCCTTTGTATCGGCCCTGGTGGCAACAGTCATAGGCACGGCAGCGGCTATCTCCATCAGTTCCATGCGGACCGTGCCCAGAACCATTGTCATGGGCGTAACCAACATCCCCATGCTGAACGCTGACATCGTAACCGGTATATCCCTGATGCTGGCCTTCATTGCCTTTGGTATTTCCCTGGGATTTAAGACCGTGCTTATATCCCATATTACATTTAATATACCCTATGTCATACTAAGCGTCATGCCCAAGCTTAAGCAGACGGATAAATACACCTACGAGGCCGCCCTGGACCTGGGCGCATCCCCTCTGTACGCATTTTTCAAGGTGGGGTTCCCGGATATCATGCCCGGTGTGCTCTCCGGCTTCCTGCTGGCGTTTACCATGTCCTTAGATGACTTTATCATCACCCACTTCACAAAGGGCGCGGGCATTAACACCCTGTCCACCCTGATTTACAGCGAGGTAAGGCGCGGCATACGGCCGTCCATGTACGCACTGTCATCCATTATATTTTTGACCGTGCTGATTCTTCTCATCTTTGTTAACTTCCGGTCCATTAAGAAGCCGGAAAAGGCATAA
- a CDS encoding ABC transporter substrate-binding protein — protein sequence MKKKMAITLAAASMAVLSAALLTGCGKSGSSPEGGNKEDNKLNVYNWGEYIDEDVITQFEEETGIQVVYDVFETNEEMYPVIEAGAVKYDVVCPSDYMIQRMIENGLLAELNFDNIPNYKEIGQQYLDISKGFDPENKYSVPYCWGTMGILYNTKRLEELGVPAPTKWSDLWDERLSGEILMQNSVRDAFTVALKMKGYSLNSTNPDELAEARDLLIEQKPLVQAYVIDQVRDKMIGGEAAVGVIYSGEMLYIQDAVAEQGLDYSLEYVIPEEGTNYWIDSWVIPANAEHKENAEKWIDFLCRPDIAKKNFEYITYATPNTGAYDLLDDDLKNNKALFPDLDKLPKCEIIQYLGDDVDTIYNDMWKEIKSE from the coding sequence ATGAAAAAGAAAATGGCAATCACCCTTGCTGCCGCATCCATGGCAGTGCTGTCCGCCGCCCTTTTAACCGGCTGCGGCAAGTCCGGTTCCTCACCCGAAGGAGGAAACAAGGAAGACAACAAGTTAAACGTATACAACTGGGGCGAGTACATTGACGAGGACGTCATCACCCAGTTTGAGGAGGAAACCGGCATACAGGTTGTCTACGATGTATTTGAGACCAACGAGGAGATGTATCCTGTCATTGAGGCCGGCGCTGTAAAATACGATGTAGTATGTCCCTCCGACTACATGATTCAGCGCATGATTGAGAACGGCCTTCTGGCTGAGCTGAACTTTGACAACATCCCTAACTATAAGGAGATCGGCCAGCAGTATCTGGATATCTCCAAGGGATTTGACCCTGAGAACAAGTATTCCGTACCCTACTGCTGGGGAACCATGGGAATTCTCTACAACACCAAGCGTCTGGAGGAGCTGGGTGTTCCCGCTCCCACCAAGTGGTCTGATTTGTGGGATGAGCGCTTAAGCGGCGAGATTCTTATGCAGAACAGTGTAAGAGACGCGTTTACCGTGGCCCTGAAGATGAAGGGATACTCCTTAAACAGCACCAATCCCGATGAGCTGGCCGAGGCACGCGACCTGTTGATCGAGCAGAAGCCTCTTGTCCAGGCCTATGTCATTGACCAGGTAAGGGATAAGATGATTGGCGGCGAGGCTGCTGTGGGCGTGATTTATTCCGGTGAAATGCTCTACATCCAGGATGCTGTGGCGGAACAAGGTCTGGATTACAGCCTGGAGTATGTAATTCCCGAGGAGGGAACCAATTACTGGATCGACTCCTGGGTTATTCCCGCCAACGCGGAGCACAAGGAAAATGCAGAGAAATGGATTGACTTCCTGTGCCGCCCTGATATTGCCAAAAAGAACTTTGAATATATTACCTACGCAACGCCAAACACAGGCGCCTATGATTTGCTGGACGACGACCTCAAAAACAACAAGGCCCTGTTCCCTGATTTGGATAAGCTGCCGAAGTGCGAAATTATCCAGTATCTGGGGGATGATGTGGACACCATCTACAATGACATGTGGAAGGAAATTAAATCCGAGTAA
- a CDS encoding FeoB-associated Cys-rich membrane protein, with translation MNLSTLIILVILAVIIGAVVRIMIRDKKAGKGCGGCAGGCGGCAGSSMCHGYHEHGKREG, from the coding sequence ATGAATCTTTCAACATTAATTATTCTGGTCATATTGGCTGTGATTATAGGGGCAGTGGTCCGTATTATGATAAGGGATAAAAAGGCAGGTAAGGGATGCGGCGGATGTGCCGGCGGATGCGGTGGCTGCGCGGGTTCCTCCATGTGCCATGGATACCATGAGCACGGGAAACGCGAGGGGTGA
- a CDS encoding metal-dependent transcriptional regulator, whose amino-acid sequence MKIQESAENYLETILMLAKEQPYVRSIDIATELGFSKPSVSVAMKNLRQNGYVQMDDQGHITLTPSGQAIADTMYERHTLLSNWLIYLGVDPRTAAEDACRMEHTLSAESFDAIKRHITHGHELPD is encoded by the coding sequence TTGAAAATACAGGAATCAGCAGAAAATTATCTGGAAACCATACTCATGCTGGCCAAGGAACAGCCCTATGTCCGCTCCATCGACATTGCCACTGAGCTGGGCTTCTCCAAACCCAGTGTCAGCGTGGCTATGAAGAATCTCCGCCAGAACGGATATGTCCAGATGGACGACCAGGGACATATCACGTTGACGCCATCCGGACAGGCCATAGCGGACACCATGTATGAACGCCATACACTGCTGTCCAACTGGCTGATTTACCTGGGTGTGGACCCCAGGACAGCTGCTGAGGATGCCTGCCGCATGGAACACACCCTGAGCGCTGAGAGCTTCGATGCCATCAAGCGCCACATCACCCACGGCCACGAACTGCCGGATTAG
- a CDS encoding nitroreductase family protein — protein MLKDLVKQCRSYRRFYQDTVIPYSELADMVDTARLAASASNAQALKFKILCTPEECAGIFPYTAWAGALKDWEGPEEGERPSAYIVIACDLSIGKNKQWDDGITAQTIMLAAAEKGYGGCMIGSCMRSEIGRLLGLDPEHYSIDLVLALGKPKEEVVLVPVKEDGSTAYYRDGNQVHYVPKRSLEDILL, from the coding sequence ATGCTTAAAGACCTTGTGAAACAATGCCGCTCTTACAGAAGATTTTATCAGGATACTGTTATCCCATACAGTGAACTGGCTGATATGGTGGATACGGCCCGTCTGGCCGCTTCTGCTTCCAATGCCCAGGCCCTGAAATTCAAAATTTTGTGCACGCCCGAGGAATGTGCCGGTATCTTCCCGTATACTGCATGGGCGGGCGCCCTGAAGGATTGGGAGGGACCAGAGGAGGGCGAGAGACCCTCAGCCTATATCGTCATTGCCTGTGACCTGTCTATCGGGAAAAACAAACAGTGGGACGATGGAATCACGGCCCAGACCATCATGCTGGCTGCCGCGGAAAAGGGATATGGTGGCTGTATGATTGGCAGCTGCATGCGGTCAGAGATTGGACGGCTCCTGGGTCTTGATCCGGAGCATTACAGCATAGACCTGGTGCTGGCCCTTGGAAAGCCCAAGGAGGAAGTGGTACTGGTGCCGGTAAAGGAAGACGGCTCCACCGCATACTACCGTGACGGGAATCAGGTTCACTATGTGCCAAAACGGAGCCTGGAGGACATCCTTCTGTAA
- a CDS encoding heavy metal translocating P-type ATPase yields the protein MTKKQKAMLSRIIAAFIIYITLAVTDHMEILPEWLGLWGKMALYLVPYVLIGWDIVYKAFRNIRNGQVFDENFLMTVATFGAFGVGEYSEAVAVMLFYQVGELFQSYAVNRSRQSITELMDICPEYANIEEDGQLKQVEPDDVQVGDIIVVKAGERIPLDGKVVFGNSMVDTSALTGESVPRKVAEGDDIISGCVNGSGLLRVQVTKEFDDSTVAKILELVENASSKKAHVENFITRFARYYTPLVVMGAVLLAVIPPLFFGQSWSEGVRRACTFLVISCPCALVISVPMSFFSGIGVASKKGVLIKGSNYLEALSEMDTIVFDKTGTLTKGEFKVTEIHAVTGSPVPEASEVPRTRVWAASQPSDEGKRSLLELAALAESYSDHPISRSIKDAWGDAIDMNRVSNAQEISGHGVQAEIDGHTVLAGNSKLMKEMNVAYQECMSMGTVVYVALDGVYCGYIVIADSIKDEAFEAIKNLKKVGVRRTVMLTGDKKEVGEAVAARLGLDEVHAELLPGDKVAKVEELLAQQTGKHRLAFVGDGINDAPVLSRADVGIAMGSMGSDAAIEAADIVLMDDNPARIADVVRISRKTMSIVKQNIVFALGVKAVVLLMGAAGMANMWEAVFADVGVSVIAILNAMRALSL from the coding sequence ATGCTGTCCCGTATCATAGCAGCATTCATCATTTATATTACCCTGGCAGTGACAGACCATATGGAGATTTTACCGGAGTGGCTTGGGTTGTGGGGAAAGATGGCCCTGTATCTGGTTCCCTATGTTCTTATAGGATGGGACATTGTATATAAGGCATTCCGCAATATCCGCAACGGCCAGGTGTTTGATGAGAATTTCCTGATGACAGTGGCTACCTTCGGCGCCTTTGGCGTGGGGGAATATTCGGAAGCGGTTGCGGTCATGCTGTTTTATCAGGTGGGAGAACTGTTCCAGAGCTACGCAGTAAACCGTTCCAGGCAGTCCATCACGGAGCTTATGGATATCTGTCCGGAATATGCCAACATAGAGGAGGATGGCCAGTTAAAGCAGGTGGAACCGGACGATGTGCAGGTGGGAGATATCATCGTGGTCAAGGCCGGGGAGAGAATACCTCTTGACGGCAAAGTCGTGTTTGGGAACTCCATGGTGGATACCTCAGCACTGACCGGTGAATCCGTGCCGCGCAAGGTGGCAGAGGGGGACGATATCATAAGCGGCTGTGTCAACGGCAGCGGCCTTCTGCGGGTTCAGGTCACAAAAGAATTTGACGATTCCACAGTGGCAAAGATTCTGGAACTGGTGGAGAACGCCAGCAGCAAAAAAGCCCATGTGGAGAACTTCATTACACGGTTTGCCAGATATTATACCCCTCTGGTGGTAATGGGGGCCGTGCTCCTGGCTGTGATTCCTCCCCTGTTTTTTGGCCAGTCCTGGTCCGAGGGTGTAAGAAGGGCCTGTACCTTCCTGGTAATCTCCTGCCCGTGTGCCCTGGTGATTTCCGTGCCCATGAGCTTTTTCTCAGGCATTGGCGTTGCTTCCAAGAAGGGTGTGCTCATCAAGGGAAGCAACTATCTGGAGGCTCTGTCTGAGATGGATACCATTGTCTTTGATAAGACAGGTACGCTGACCAAGGGAGAATTCAAGGTGACTGAGATTCACGCGGTAACCGGCAGTCCTGTCCCGGAGGCGTCTGAGGTACCGCGGACCAGGGTGTGGGCGGCCAGCCAGCCTTCTGATGAGGGAAAGCGCTCCCTGCTGGAGCTGGCGGCTTTGGCGGAGAGTTATTCGGACCATCCCATTTCGCGTTCCATCAAGGATGCCTGGGGAGATGCCATTGATATGAACCGTGTCAGCAATGCACAGGAAATATCCGGTCATGGAGTTCAGGCGGAGATAGACGGTCATACCGTACTGGCCGGCAACAGCAAGCTGATGAAAGAAATGAATGTGGCGTATCAGGAGTGTATGAGCATGGGTACGGTTGTCTATGTGGCACTGGACGGCGTATACTGCGGATACATTGTCATAGCGGATTCCATCAAGGATGAGGCCTTTGAGGCAATTAAGAATCTTAAAAAGGTAGGCGTCAGAAGGACAGTCATGCTCACCGGCGACAAGAAAGAGGTAGGAGAAGCAGTGGCGGCCAGGCTGGGTCTGGATGAGGTTCATGCGGAGCTCCTTCCGGGGGATAAGGTGGCAAAGGTGGAGGAGCTGCTGGCCCAGCAGACCGGAAAACACAGGCTGGCCTTTGTGGGAGACGGAATCAATGACGCGCCTGTTCTCTCCAGGGCGGACGTGGGCATTGCCATGGGAAGCATGGGTTCAGATGCGGCCATCGAGGCAGCGGATATTGTGCTTATGGACGATAATCCTGCCAGAATCGCGGATGTGGTCCGCATATCACGAAAGACCATGTCCATTGTAAAGCAGAACATCGTATTTGCGCTGGGAGTCAAGGCAGTGGTGCTCTTAATGGGTGCTGCGGGCATGGCCAACATGTGGGAGGCAGTGTTTGCGGACGTGGGCGTGTCGGTTATTGCCATTCTCAACGCAATGAGAGCCCTGTCCCTGTAA